Within the Glycine soja cultivar W05 chromosome 3, ASM419377v2, whole genome shotgun sequence genome, the region TTTACATAGTTTATTTTAGGTGACATGTGATAGCTATCTAGGTTCAAATTGAAGAGGACTTACAGTGCTTTAACCTTAATGTCACTCATCCACCATACATAGGTATTGAAAACAAGAATATCCACTCCCGTCCAGTTCTTGGCACGATCCATGATGGCATCAACTTTTACTATTTGCTTCTTGGGATCCCTTATGGTAAAAAACTCAGTGTTGGACTCCACAAGCATTGGGGCCCAATAGAATTCTATGGTAGCATTATATTCCTATATCAAGCACAGACaggatatagaaaaaaaaaattcaaattcaaaattatatatcattttaaaaaacatataaacatATGTTAAATATGTAtgttaaaaaacatataaacatATAAACATCATGAACAAAAAATACCAGTTTTTTATTCACAAACATTGTTAAATATGTACTTTTGCAAACGATTGACCAAGTTAAGAAATGTGTTTAACATTTAATTcacaaaagttaattttttaagtaatttacttaagaatatcaaatattatttactaTTGCGACTAGGACACTTGTTAGTCAgatcattaattcattaagaTATCATTGATAATAAGGTCGATTTTGAAGGTATTCAAAGTAACTGTTCCTTTAAATCAGAATCAGAGCAGAATGTGCTTAAATTATTAATGCTTAATGTGCATGTCTCACCCTGGCCCCATCTATTCGTTAGATCAATACCTTGGCTTTGAAGACTGAATGAGTCCCTCGTTTCATAGATTTCTGCTTTTCAGGTATGATCCATTCAACCATACACACAAAAGATTCCCATTGGCTTTTTTGCAGTGAATCCCCTACGAATAGCAGCCTCTTTCCTTGAAGCTTTTTAAGAGCTAGCTTTGGATTAAACCTAGAAAATGTTgtcattttataatttgggtTATGTCAGGTTAATAAACATTtcaatgaccaaattaaaaaccaactaGATAGACTTGTGCAGTTTAAAGGTTAGTCGGTTAGtgtaataaaatcaataatttatttcatatatttttttttataggaaaatatcAGTTCTTAATCATTAGTTTTTGTGTTAATAGAGGGATTCGAATCCGCAACatctattttcttcctttttcctttACCACTAAGTCAACATTATAACGTCTAacttgttttatatgtatatacactttattttaacataagTTTTTTACATGTCAACTAATTGAAAATCATTCTAAATATGATTTACTtcaaagaaattattataaaagtcaacaattttcaattatataataatctatgattaaatgataaatCTACTGTTATATATCATCATGCATGATTAGTTATGAATGTAATTTAGAAGAGGAAAATTCAAAATGCAGAAGATAAAAAAGACTAGCTCtgcaatcataaaaatatataggcATGTTAATTAGAAAGTTTAAGACCTACTTGGGCAAGGTGCAATCTTCTGGCTGCCATTCCCAATAACGGTAGTCAGAATCTACCCTCCCATTGTTGACACAAGAATAAGGTCTACTTATGTATGGACAAGTTGTGTCTGAATACAAAGGCTTTATTGAACTGTTAAACACCCATTTTCCATTTGTAAAATCGCACTCCTCAGGGTCATAAACGAATCCATCATGAAACCATAGTGAATCATTAGGAACCACCTCTTGTATCTTGTTATCATCTTTTGGACAATCACAACAAAGCATGAGACATCATTAATGCATTAGAGTCAAACACTCAGTTTGGTAAACACAAGAGGTAAATAGTTACACCAAAAGAAACACTAAGTttgtgaaataaaaatttaattttcattttacaatTATACCAAAGTTTTGGTGTGCAAAGGATAAATAGTTACACCAAAAGAAACAACATTGCACAGAATAGATGAGGACTTACTGGATTTAGGCTTGGTACTATTTGTAGGACAtggtttgaaattgaaaatggaaccGGAAGAAAGGAACTTGAAACTCTCTGCATACAAGATAATAATGAATATAAGAACACAGATTTTGATGATAGGAAACTTTCCACTGGGAGGCTTCATCATTATTCCTGAAGTGATTCTGATGATGGGGATGAGAGAATTCAAGCTTAAATGTTGCAAGAAGAAGTGCTTTAATTGATGCAGAGGACATACCTTAGAGGAAATTGTTCATAGTCTTTTGAGTATGAGTGAAGTTGAATCATAGAGGCATTggctaaataaaaaaacacttaagcTGAAGTATACTGGAGGTAAATAAATGACTTGAAGAGTGAAAAATCTTGTGCTTTTCATCGTTTGTGTCTGTAACCGGAAGATATGCATTTGTTCAGTTTCTGTGAATTATATGTTATTGAAAGGCTTGTTATCTCTCGCTATCCTCTAATCTCTGGCTCCATATGATATTTGCTAAATAAAAGTGCATAATAGAGaagttatatttttacattaattttctGATGTTGAGTAGTTTTAATTACTATAATATTTTGATATGAGAAACTTTGAAAATTATACTtatgagaaattattatatggtATTAGATTACTATAGTCTAAATCGATAtccttatacatatatataattgggTTTCTTTTAACTATTGtcattaggatttttggttttcTAGTAAAATCTAgagatatatttaaaatttttgatcTTTTGAACAGATTACAAGATTGATTTTTGATCCCAGGTTTAATCATACTTAAAGATTTTGTCTCTACCTAAATTATAGATTTTGTATTGCATATTTAAGTTTAACTAACTCCTTCTTTGTTAATTGGAAATTCTAAATATGTATCACGTGAAAATAGTACTAAAAAATAGACTATGTAACAAATTATCCAACATTTTGCCAATCACCTGTGGATTTTTCCAATGTGATTTTCaaggtaaaaagaaaataaagaataaaagtgtgttttttttttttttttaccaaacctGATTTTGCTTACAAGCCCACCTAAGAccgaaattgaaaaaaagtagCTTCCTAGTTAAGTTAGATATTTTACACTAAATTTTggtataaaatttcttttgaatAAAACTTTCAAgacattaatcaattcatttcgaactcaatttttaacttaaattaattttgtaattaaattcaggttcacttaaaattaattaaatttacaaacATTTAGAAGTCTTAGGGTTTTGGAGAAATAGTTTAtgtgtttttgaattttgagtaagAGTGAAGTTGAATTATAGGCATTGGTTATTAATGAACTTAGCTGAAGTATACCGGAGGTAAATGAGCAACTTGATAAAAATCTTGTACTTCTCATCTTTTGTCCCCCAAACTGCTGGAAGCAGTATATATATGTGCTTTCCATATTTCCTGCCTTATCTAAGAATCTAtttacaatatataattttgaagtaTATGTGATATTGATCGAGATGTTATTTCAGTACAtaagttagtattttttttatcacataattaatgtttagttgtgacaaaaaaaattcaatttaactgttttctctttcattttcaattcatCATGTTATCAGAAGTAAATCTGTATGTTATTTCTTTGCTGACAAATCCTATCttttcataaaaacaaaaaagattaaaatatgtgTGATCCTAATAaatgttcaaattttatatttattttttaatatattttttgtttttgttctctagtaaaataataaatttttttttatctttgacattttttagtacctattaaattaacaaaatttatgcTCACTtgttctttaataaaaaatttctgttattagtcaacaaacaaacacaaaatttaaatatttattaagaatcataaacatattttaatcaaaACAAAACTCATAAAAGCATAATTTCTAATAACcaaacaataaaatcatgaattaCAAAAGATAtccaaactaaaaaaagaatgatTTCTTGAAAAAATTCTACCTAACTCCGATATTTtctcaatatttaaaaaaatcacaataaatCACCGATAATATTTCCTATCTCTCTCCTCCTATTATCTATCTTGCTTTCATGTGCTCTTTCTTGATTTTATGACTAATCGATTATATTAGCTAATTGTtcatgatatatataattaattagttattctctattattattattattattattattattattattattattattattattattattattctcttttaatgattattaattGGATGTTGTGATTCAGTGTTGACTCATGTAatcttttttatgtaatttattctCTGTAGGTTACTATATATTGTTGCTATTGTGTTCGATCCattctttataaaattatttccgCATAACGATAATTGGTTCTTTTATATTCTTTCCGTGAACTAACTTTAGTTAATATCATGCATTAATTACCCGATATTTAcgtaaaaatgataatttcaaaattttagataaaaaaatagatggaAGGACGAAACTTGATTTAAAACTAAAGGGACTTAATTGATCTATAAACAGTTAAGAAACCAAAATTACAGATAATCCaaatcaaaataagtaaaagTGTAATTAAACTTAAAGATTACAAAATAACGTGTAAACTGTAAAGGGAACCGGCTAGTTACTTACTCAATTAGTTAATTAGAGTTAGTTAATTGACATGTCATCAATGCTCTGCATGACAATTATACGTTTAATTGGCGCTCTTCCTGTATAACAAAAGCAATAATGAAtagatttttttagtattaataTTTAGGCTGTTATAATTTTAACCTTGTTTAAATTTGATTCGTGATTTTAATTGGctgctttattatttttccatcATTTTAGTCTTCAGATTttacaaatttgtaattttgtttcaaTCCTTAATTTTGtatacattttatttatgttattttggtccaattaaatcataaatctaacatttatttaagatatcaattaaaaaaataacttaattaattaaatataaaaaataaaaaagacataaacatATGAAGAGtaaatcaaaattacatatttttttaatttaaagactaaaattaaaaataaaaaccaaaaattgaaaataaaaatttaaaaaaactaaaattataatttaatcaaataattatttaaaatttattgtcatgtGAGATacatctaattttaaaattttttacaacacaaataacTACTTTTGATGtagttatatttaatttcttttgtatAATAGTTATATTTACTTTCACGTTATTAGAATATATGATTAGGGGTGTTTGTGGGTCAGTTTTAATCGATTTTGATCAAATTTAGgattcaatccaattaaatttgatCGGTTCGGTTTGGTTCGATTTTCACAATTTTTGTTAATTCAACCCATTCCATTCATGAATGGTTTGGTTCGGTTCAGACTAACAAATTATCTATTTAAATttggtcttttctttttcttagaaTTACTATTTCATATCATGATTTTTCAAATATCTAATacaattaacacaatattatcaaatgtttggaagtagtaaaattgattcatttaacaccgtcaacataatattctaaaatagaccaatataaattaaaacaaaatattattcaacGAGATTTACTATAATATTCTGAAACATAATTACTTCTTATAAACTAATTTCTTGTAAACAGATGTGCTACAACCATATTTGTTTGTTGCAAACAGATTTGGTAAAACAAATGACAAATGAAATCTGGGAGGGGAAAAGCGAACGAAAGAGGAGACAGGTGTTTTGCATTTCACGAATAGAGCCGCAAGCAAGGACACTGTTTCCTCACTAGTTCTACTTCGATCATAGAGATTTCAACCTTTTACTTGCTTCGCtggacatctttgtccctctcTCTCCATAATCATTCCTGTTTTTAAACATggtaaataaattatacatttcTGTTGCAGGACAGTAGATTGTGATTTAGTTCATTTAAAGAagtaattattgattttatggagatgaaaatttcttttttaaagatGGAGTGCTCCAATatcttataaaatttgaaatgttttgatttagagggtggaatttttattattatggttTTGTCGGATTGGGAGCACCGCACGATGGGGATGTTTCGGTAATTTAGCAGAATGCTTTCTTGGATTTGCGGACAAGCTGGTGTGGCCCGCATTGAAGTTATATTGGTTCGTATAGTTTGCTTTTTCAGGCGTTTGGGCAAGGAATTTTTAGTTTTCTTGCTGCCCTCGTATGCCAATGCCATAGATTATAGATACCTTGGCAAACCACATAGCTAAATTAGCTAACGAGGAGACAGGGAGTCCCATGATGGAGtcgaaattaaatattttttaacacattttaatgatttataattaattaaggtaattgttcaacaaataaaaaggtggttcatcatcatcaccattcTAACAAATCTATTCAAGAAATCAATTGTAAATTATGTTAGGTGTCTCTCATATGCAACATACATGTTTGTGTCAGTGAATAGTGGTGATTGTCTAATTTCAGGAATCGAACACCAAGTAGCGACTCACAAACTGACTGTTTAGCGTGCACTTtacaagttttaaaatattcaattcatCTTACTGTAGTGGAATTTTAGGTGCTTTTTAGCATGAAAGATACAATAAATGGTAGGAATTGTGATTTAACATATTTACATGtccctaaaaaaaatcattttaagtgATTTTAATTGTCATTTCTTCGGGACTTCTTCTAAAACCTTGATGATTGGGAGTGAGAAAACAATATGATTGTTGTTTATTTAAACTCACATGTTGACAATTGATAAAGACCATCTTTGGTTGCCCCATATACTAAAACTTTTCATTGTCACACTGtccttaaaaaacaaatttgtatCAATAGTGGTAAAACGAATAGCAAACTTTTCAGTGTTTATGGTGTTGTTGGATAGTGGTCGCCGACGGCCTTATGTTTTATGAAATATTTCCATGTttctacaaataaaacaaaatcttcaGTCTTGTGTGTATTCATAGCCACCGCAAGAAAGGAGAGAAAGAATATGGAGAATCAAAGGCAAAGCGAGAAGATGGTTTCGCGAGTATCAGTGTTTTGgacgtgaaaaaaaaaaagtctttttgCATAACCATAGAAGAGTATGGGAAAATGTCTTCTAGTtctgttttttagttttttatttatgttttaaaaatatgtttaaaatttaacagaagattaaaaaataagagttaTTAAATCTCATATGACAGTTCtaaattattgattgattgcGAAAATATATACTAGAGAAGTAAGTGCATGCAATTCAGATACATCGTGCATGATCTTCCGAATTGATTCCTCTACAGAATTCAACACTTGTTGTTGTATAGTCAAACTCGATGCTTGTCTGAGAGTATAAAGAGCTTGTAAACACCTAACTTTGTCCGAATTTACCACTATTTTtatgaagttaaaaaaatgagagaaaagaaattaataaaacggaaaaagcaaagaaaagaaaagaaaagagagaaaaaaaactgaaaaattaaaaaaggagaagaaagaaagaaaataaaaatattacactcAAAGCCCAGAGCTATTGACCCATTGAAACTAATTCAAGCCATGCCCACGTTAAACTCAACTCACTCTAACCTAAACTAATTCTTCCCCTTTAACAACCGTTGTGTAACATCCGCATACATCTGTTAGCCACTACGAGTGAGTGCTTCTAAAAAGCATTTCCATCTTCAATTTGGGCACTGAACTGTTAACAAAGGCAAACTTCAATTGGTAATCCATCTTGATTTTCTCTGTAATTGTTGTATAAAGAACATGTCTTCTATTGGGTATTCTTCTGATGTTTCCCTGAAGTATCCTTCTTGTTTTAGCCCTGAGTTGTTACTGGCTTTGAAATACAATTTGTTTGCTGCTATGCGGCTTGTTTTGCTCTCGCTAACTAGTTGTTCGACAAAATGCATGAACCAATAAAAGTTGGTAATTAAGAAATTGTTCCTTACTAAATGCATAACGCAAATCTCAGAGTACAGGATTGATGCTCATTCCTCAGTTTACACTGAAACTGGGGGGAAAATTTTGAGTGAAGAGGAAAGGGCTAACCCACTAAATGCAGATTGCATACATTGGTGTTTGCCTGGAGTTCCAGATACTTGGAATCAAATATTTTTGGCAATGTTGTAACAAGGACCTgtgcttttgttttttaagtgacATGAAGATGTCAATTATGTAAAATCATGTGTCCACCACATTTAGCATTTATATCATCTTTTGGTTCATTTTCATGACATAAAGATGTCAACCTTGTAAAGCCATGTGTCCAAATTCATCCTTTGCTAGTAATTTTGTGATTTAAATATACATGGATCACAAATGCCTGTGCGTGTGGTGGTTCAACGAAGCCCACAAAcaaatttgattgattgataaaGTTGGTCACAAGTTTAAATGTATAGATCTATTGCGTTATGTTGATAAACCAAAATTACAGATAatccaaattaaaataagtaaaagtgTAATTAAACTTAAAGATTACAAAATAACGTGTAAACTGTAAAGGGAACCGGCTAGTTACTTACTCAATTAGTTAATTAGAGTTAGTTAATTGACATGTCATCAATGCTCTGCATGACAATTATACGTTTAGCGCTCTTCCTGTATAACAAAAGCAATAATGAAtagatttttttagtattaataTTTAGGCTGTTATAATTTTAACCTTGTTTAAATTTGATTCGTGATTTTAATTGGctgctttattatttttccatcattttagtcttcaaattttacaaatttgtaattttgtttcaatccttaaatttttatatattttatttatgttattttggtccaattaaatcataaatctaacatatttattaaaagtatcaataaaaaaataacttaattaattaaatataaaaaataaaaaagaaataaacatatgaagattaaatcaaaattacagattttttttaaaaatttaaagactaaaattaaaaaaaacaaaaattgaaaataaaaaattaaaaaaactaaaattataatttaatcaaataattatttaaaatttagtctgataaaaataaaacaccaTATTATCTCACATTCTCTCCATCCTACCATTAATATTCGATGCAGAGGTATACTCACATATTTATTGTCATGTGAGATAcatctaattttgaaattttttataacacaAATAACTACTTTTGATGtagttatatttaatttcttttgtatAATAGTTATATTTACTTTTAGGTGATTAGAATATATGATTAGGGGTGTTTGTGGGCCGGTTTGGATCGATTTTGATCAAATTTAGGACTCAACCCAATCAAATTTGATCAATTTGGTTTGATTCGATTTTCACAATTTGTATTAACCCAACCCATCTCATTCATGAACGGTTTGGTTCGGTTCGGACTAACAGATtattcatttgaatttggtcttttctttttcttagaactcctattttatatcatgattttTCAAATATCTAATacaattaacacaatattatcaaatgttTAGAAGTAGTAAAATTGATGCATTTAGCACcatca harbors:
- the LOC114406117 gene encoding protein trichome birefringence-like 3 codes for the protein MMKPPSGKFPIIKICVLIFIIILYAESFKFLSSGSIFNFKPCPTNSTKPKSNDNKIQEVVPNDSLWFHDGFVYDPEECDFTNGKWVFNSSIKPLYSDTTCPYISRPYSCVNNGRVDSDYRYWEWQPEDCTLPKFNPKLALKKLQGKRLLFVGDSLQKSQWESFVCMVEWIIPEKQKSMKRGTHSVFKAKEYNATIEFYWAPMLVESNTEFFTIRDPKKQIVKVDAIMDRAKNWTGVDILVFNTYVWWMSDIKVKALWGSFANGEEGYEELDAQIAYNLGLRTWANWVDSTINPNKTSVFFTTMSPTHTRSLDWGNKDGIKCFNETKPIGKKNHWGSGSNKGMMSVVEKVVKKMKVPVTFINITQISEYRIDAHSSVYTETGGKLLTEEEKANPRNADCIHWCLPGVPDTWNQIFLTML